In Enterobacter cloacae, the following are encoded in one genomic region:
- the narZ gene encoding nitrate reductase subunit alpha, whose translation MSKLLDRFRYFKQKGDSFANGHGQVYNTNRDWEDSYRQRWQFDKIVRSTHGVNCTGSCSWKIYVKNGLVTWETQQTDYPRTRPDLPNHEPRGCPRGASYSWYLYSANRLKYPLVRRKLIELWREALAQHNDPVLAWDAIQGDPQKSQSYKQARGRGGFIRSSWKELNQLIAAANVWTIKNYGPDRVAGFSPIPAMSMVSYAAGTRYLSLLGGTCLSFYDWYCDLPPASPMTWGEQTDVPESADWYNSSYIIAWGSNVPQTRTPDAHFFTEVRYKGTKTVAITPDFSEVAKLSDQWLAPKQGTDSALAMAMGHVILKEFHLDNPSDYFLNYCRRYTDMPMLVLLDEQEDGRVVPGRMLRASDLAEGLGETNNPEWKTIAFDIAGNLVVPNGSIGFRWGEKGKWNLEPLAAGHETELTLSLLITHDNVADVAFPYFGGNENPHFRSVKQEPVLYRRVPSKTLTLADGSQKRVASVYDLILANYGLDRGLEDSNAAGSYGEIKAYTPAWGEQITGVPAFLIEKIAREFADTAHKTHGRSMIILGAGVNHWYHMDMNYRGMINMLVFCGCVGQSGGGWSHYVGQEKLRPQTGWLPLAFALDWNRPPRQMNSTSYFYNHASQWRYEKLTAQELLSPLADASKFTGHLIDFNVRAERMGWLPSAPQLNLNPLHVKARADAAGMTPQEYTVQALKSGDIRFACEQPDNGKNHPRNLFVWRSNLLGSSGKGHEYMLKYLLGTESGIQGEDLGSTDDVKPEEVEWQTKAIEGKLDLLVTLDFRMSSTCLFSDIVLPTATWYEKDDMNTSDMHPFIHPLSAAVDPAWESRSDWEIYKEIAKVFSEVCVGHLGTETDVVLQPLQHDSPGELSQPFDIQDWRKGECDLIPGKTAPNIAVVERNYPETWERFTSLGPLMDKLGNGGKGISWNTQNEVDFLGKLNYVKRDGPAKGRPLIETAIDASEVILALAPETNGQVAVKAWEALGQLTGRDHTHLALNKEDEKIRFRDIQAQPRKIISSPTWSGLESEHVSYNAGYTNVHELIPWRTVSGRQQLYQDHPWMRAFGESLVAYRPPIDTRSVTHMREIPPNGFPEKALNFLTPHQKWGIHSTYSENLLMQTLSRGGPIVWISEADAKELGIEDNDWIEVFNANGALTARAVVSQRVPPGMTMMYHAQERILNIPGSEVTGRRGGIHNSVTRVCPKPTHMIGGYAQLAYSFNYYGTVGSNRDEFIMIRKMKNINWLDGEGRDQVQEAKK comes from the coding sequence ATGAGTAAACTGTTGGATCGCTTCCGCTATTTCAAACAAAAGGGCGACAGTTTCGCCAATGGACACGGGCAGGTGTATAACACCAACCGTGACTGGGAGGACAGCTACCGTCAGCGCTGGCAGTTTGACAAGATTGTGCGCTCCACCCACGGCGTGAACTGTACCGGCTCCTGCAGCTGGAAGATTTATGTCAAAAACGGGCTAGTGACCTGGGAAACCCAACAGACCGACTACCCGCGCACCCGCCCTGACCTGCCCAACCATGAACCGCGCGGCTGCCCGCGTGGCGCGAGTTACTCCTGGTACCTCTACAGTGCCAACCGTCTGAAATACCCGCTGGTGCGCCGTAAACTGATTGAGCTGTGGCGCGAGGCACTGGCACAGCACAACGACCCGGTGCTGGCCTGGGACGCGATTCAGGGCGATCCGCAAAAGAGCCAAAGCTACAAGCAGGCGCGCGGGCGTGGCGGGTTTATCCGCTCCAGCTGGAAAGAGCTGAATCAGCTGATTGCCGCCGCCAACGTCTGGACTATCAAGAACTATGGCCCGGATCGCGTGGCCGGTTTCTCGCCTATTCCGGCGATGTCGATGGTTTCCTACGCCGCCGGTACGCGTTATCTCTCCCTGCTCGGCGGTACCTGCCTGAGCTTCTATGACTGGTACTGTGACTTACCCCCGGCTTCACCAATGACCTGGGGCGAACAGACCGACGTGCCGGAGTCTGCCGACTGGTACAACTCCAGCTACATCATTGCCTGGGGTTCGAACGTACCGCAGACGCGTACGCCCGACGCCCACTTCTTTACTGAAGTGCGTTACAAAGGCACCAAAACCGTCGCCATCACCCCGGATTTCTCCGAAGTGGCAAAGCTGAGTGACCAGTGGCTCGCGCCGAAACAAGGCACCGACAGCGCGCTGGCGATGGCCATGGGCCATGTGATCCTCAAAGAGTTCCACCTTGATAACCCAAGCGACTATTTCCTCAACTACTGCCGCCGCTACACTGACATGCCGATGCTGGTACTTCTCGACGAGCAAGAGGATGGCCGCGTGGTACCGGGGCGTATGCTACGCGCCTCGGATCTGGCCGAGGGTCTTGGCGAAACCAATAACCCGGAATGGAAAACCATCGCCTTTGATATCGCCGGTAATCTGGTGGTGCCAAATGGTTCGATTGGTTTCCGCTGGGGCGAAAAAGGAAAATGGAACCTTGAGCCACTGGCAGCAGGCCATGAAACCGAGCTGACGCTCTCTTTGCTGATTACGCATGACAACGTCGCTGACGTGGCCTTCCCTTACTTTGGCGGTAACGAAAACCCGCACTTCCGCAGTGTGAAACAGGAGCCGGTGCTGTATCGCCGCGTCCCGAGCAAAACCCTGACGCTTGCTGACGGTAGCCAAAAGCGTGTCGCCAGCGTGTACGATCTGATACTGGCTAATTACGGTCTCGATCGCGGTCTGGAAGACAGTAACGCGGCAGGAAGTTACGGCGAAATCAAAGCCTACACCCCGGCCTGGGGCGAGCAAATTACCGGCGTGCCTGCTTTTCTTATCGAAAAAATCGCCCGGGAGTTTGCCGACACCGCCCACAAAACTCACGGTCGTTCGATGATCATCCTCGGTGCCGGTGTGAACCACTGGTACCACATGGATATGAACTACCGTGGGATGATCAACATGCTGGTCTTCTGCGGTTGCGTCGGGCAAAGCGGCGGCGGCTGGTCGCACTATGTCGGCCAGGAGAAATTGCGCCCACAAACCGGCTGGCTGCCGCTGGCTTTCGCGCTGGACTGGAACCGTCCACCGCGTCAGATGAACAGCACCTCATACTTCTATAACCACGCCAGCCAGTGGCGTTACGAAAAACTGACGGCGCAGGAGTTGCTCTCCCCGCTGGCGGACGCCTCGAAATTCACCGGACATCTGATCGACTTTAACGTCCGCGCCGAACGCATGGGCTGGCTGCCTTCCGCTCCGCAGCTCAACCTCAATCCGCTGCACGTGAAAGCACGCGCCGACGCGGCAGGCATGACGCCGCAGGAGTACACCGTTCAGGCATTAAAATCGGGCGATATCCGCTTTGCCTGTGAACAACCGGACAACGGCAAAAACCACCCGCGTAACCTGTTTGTCTGGCGCTCGAACCTGCTCGGATCCTCCGGTAAAGGCCATGAATATATGCTGAAGTACCTGCTGGGTACCGAGAGCGGCATTCAGGGCGAGGATCTCGGTTCGACCGATGACGTCAAGCCTGAAGAAGTGGAGTGGCAGACCAAAGCCATTGAGGGCAAGCTCGACCTGCTGGTCACGCTGGATTTCCGCATGTCCAGCACCTGCCTGTTCTCCGATATCGTCCTGCCAACGGCTACCTGGTATGAAAAAGACGACATGAATACCTCGGATATGCATCCGTTTATTCACCCACTTTCTGCCGCCGTTGACCCGGCGTGGGAATCCCGCAGCGACTGGGAAATCTACAAAGAGATCGCCAAAGTGTTCTCGGAAGTGTGCGTCGGCCACCTGGGCACAGAAACGGACGTGGTGCTGCAGCCGTTACAGCATGACTCCCCGGGCGAGCTGTCGCAGCCGTTTGATATCCAGGACTGGCGCAAAGGTGAATGCGATTTAATCCCCGGCAAAACGGCTCCCAACATTGCCGTTGTCGAGCGTAACTATCCCGAAACCTGGGAGCGCTTCACGTCGCTTGGCCCGCTGATGGACAAACTCGGCAACGGCGGAAAAGGCATTTCGTGGAACACGCAGAACGAGGTCGATTTCCTCGGCAAGCTGAACTACGTCAAACGTGATGGCCCGGCGAAAGGCCGACCGTTGATTGAAACGGCGATTGATGCGTCGGAAGTGATCCTCGCCCTTGCGCCGGAAACCAACGGCCAGGTGGCGGTAAAAGCCTGGGAGGCGCTCGGGCAACTGACCGGGCGCGACCATACCCACCTGGCGCTGAACAAAGAAGACGAGAAAATTCGTTTCCGCGATATCCAGGCCCAACCGCGAAAAATCATTTCCAGCCCGACCTGGTCCGGTCTTGAGAGCGAACATGTCTCCTACAACGCCGGGTACACCAACGTGCACGAGCTGATCCCGTGGCGCACGGTTTCTGGTCGCCAGCAGCTGTATCAGGATCACCCGTGGATGCGCGCTTTCGGGGAGAGCCTGGTGGCCTACCGTCCGCCGATTGATACCCGTAGCGTCACCCATATGCGGGAAATTCCGCCGAACGGTTTCCCGGAGAAAGCGCTCAACTTCCTGACACCGCACCAGAAATGGGGCATTCACTCCACCTACAGCGAAAACCTGCTGATGCAGACGCTGTCGCGCGGCGGGCCGATTGTCTGGATCAGCGAAGCCGATGCCAAAGAGCTCGGCATTGAGGACAACGACTGGATCGAAGTCTTCAACGCCAACGGCGCGCTCACTGCCCGTGCGGTGGTGAGCCAGCGTGTTCCACCGGGCATGACCATGATGTACCACGCCCAGGAGCGCATCCTGAACATTCCGGGTTCCGAAGTGACAGGACGCCGCGGTGGTATCCATAACTCGGTGACGCGCGTGTGTCCAAAACCGACGCACATGATTGGCGGTTACGCGCAGCTGGCCTACAGCTTCAACTATTACGGTACCGTCGGCTCCAACCGCGACGAGTTCATTATGATCCGCAAAATGAAAAACATTAACTGGCTGGATGGCGAAGGTCGGGATCAGGTACAGGAGGCGAAAAAATGA
- a CDS encoding respiratory nitrate reductase subunit gamma: MIQYLNVFFYDIYPYLCGTVFLLGSWLRYDYGQYTWRASSSQMLDKRGMVLWSNLFHIGILGIFFGHLFGMLTPHWVYSWFLPMSQKQQMAMIAGGVCGVLTLVGGAGLLIRRLTNPRIRATSSTADILILCVLLIQCILGLTTIPFSAQHPDGSEMLKLVDWAQAVVTFRGGASEHLDGVAFIFRVHLVLGMTIFLLFPFTRLVHVWSAPVEYLTRRYQVVRSRR, translated from the coding sequence ATGATCCAGTATCTGAACGTCTTTTTCTACGATATCTATCCCTACCTGTGCGGCACCGTTTTCCTGCTGGGAAGCTGGCTGCGCTACGACTACGGCCAGTACACCTGGCGCGCCTCCTCCAGCCAGATGCTGGATAAACGCGGGATGGTGCTGTGGTCGAATCTGTTCCACATCGGCATTCTGGGGATTTTCTTCGGGCATCTGTTCGGGATGTTGACCCCGCACTGGGTCTATTCCTGGTTCCTGCCGATGTCGCAGAAACAACAGATGGCGATGATCGCAGGTGGAGTGTGCGGCGTGCTGACGCTGGTGGGCGGTGCAGGTCTGTTGATTCGTCGTCTGACGAATCCGCGTATTCGCGCTACCTCCTCCACGGCGGATATCCTGATCCTCTGCGTGCTGCTGATACAGTGTATTCTGGGACTCACCACGATACCGTTCTCCGCCCAACATCCGGACGGCAGCGAAATGCTGAAACTGGTGGACTGGGCACAGGCGGTGGTCACGTTCCGGGGCGGTGCATCTGAACATCTGGACGGCGTGGCGTTTATCTTCCGCGTGCATCTGGTACTGGGGATGACCATCTTCCTGCTGTTCCCGTTCACGCGTCTGGTGCATGTGTGGAGCGCACCGGTGGAATATCTGACGCGCAGATACCAGGTGGTACGCTCGCGTAGGTAA
- the narY gene encoding nitrate reductase subunit beta, with the protein MKIRSQVGMVLNLDKCIGCHTCSVTCKNVWTGREGMEYAWFNNVETKPGIGYPKNWEDQEEWQGGWVRGITGKLTPRLGSRVGVLSKIFANPSLPGIDDYYEPFTFDYQDLHRAPEGDHLPTARPRSLISGKRMDKIVGGPNWEELLGGEFEKRARDRNFQKIQKEMYGQFENTFMMYLPRLCEHCLNPSCVATCPSGAIYKREEDGIVLIDQDKCRGWRMCISGCPYKKIYFNWKSGKSEKCIFCYPRIESGQPTVCSETCVGRIRYLGVLLYDADRIEEAASTEHETDLYERQCDVFLNPHDPAVIEEALKQGIPANVIEAAQKSPVYKMAMDWKLALPLHPEYRTLPMVWYVPPLSPIQSYADAGGLPMNDGVLPAVENLRIPVQYLANMLSAGDTGPVLRALKRMMAMRHYKRSQTVEGVTDTRAIEEVGLSVEQVEEMYRYLAIANYEDRFVIPTSHREMAQDAFPEKNGCGFTFGDGCHGSDTKFNLFNSHRIDAINITEVREHGEGE; encoded by the coding sequence ATGAAAATACGCTCACAGGTTGGAATGGTACTGAATCTCGATAAGTGCATTGGCTGTCATACCTGCTCGGTCACCTGTAAGAACGTCTGGACCGGACGCGAAGGCATGGAATATGCGTGGTTTAACAACGTCGAAACGAAACCGGGTATTGGCTACCCGAAGAACTGGGAAGATCAGGAGGAGTGGCAAGGCGGCTGGGTGCGCGGTATTACTGGCAAACTCACGCCACGCCTCGGCAGCCGCGTGGGCGTACTGTCGAAAATCTTCGCTAACCCGTCCCTGCCCGGCATTGACGATTACTACGAGCCATTCACCTTTGATTACCAGGATCTGCACCGTGCGCCGGAGGGCGACCACCTGCCCACCGCCCGCCCGCGCTCGCTGATTAGCGGCAAGCGGATGGACAAAATCGTCGGCGGCCCAAACTGGGAAGAGCTGCTTGGGGGCGAGTTCGAAAAACGTGCCCGCGACCGCAACTTCCAGAAGATCCAGAAGGAGATGTACGGCCAGTTTGAAAACACCTTCATGATGTATCTCCCTCGCTTGTGCGAACACTGCCTGAACCCAAGCTGTGTCGCCACCTGCCCGAGCGGAGCCATCTACAAACGTGAAGAAGACGGTATTGTGCTGATCGACCAGGACAAATGCCGCGGCTGGCGCATGTGTATCAGCGGCTGCCCGTACAAAAAGATCTACTTCAACTGGAAAAGCGGGAAGTCAGAAAAATGCATCTTCTGCTATCCGCGCATTGAATCCGGCCAGCCGACGGTGTGCTCGGAAACCTGCGTCGGGCGCATCCGCTATCTCGGCGTGCTGTTGTACGACGCCGACCGCATTGAAGAAGCGGCCAGCACCGAGCATGAAACCGATCTGTATGAACGCCAGTGCGACGTGTTCCTCAACCCACACGATCCGGCGGTGATTGAAGAAGCGCTGAAACAGGGTATTCCGGCGAACGTGATTGAAGCTGCACAAAAATCACCGGTGTACAAAATGGCGATGGACTGGAAGCTCGCCCTGCCACTGCACCCGGAATACCGTACCCTGCCGATGGTCTGGTATGTACCGCCGCTGTCACCGATTCAGTCTTACGCCGACGCCGGTGGCCTGCCGATGAACGACGGTGTGCTGCCTGCGGTAGAGAACCTGCGTATTCCGGTACAGTACCTGGCGAACATGCTCAGTGCAGGCGATACCGGCCCGGTGCTGCGCGCCCTGAAACGCATGATGGCGATGCGTCACTACAAGCGTTCTCAGACCGTTGAGGGCGTGACCGATACCCGCGCCATCGAAGAAGTGGGCCTGAGCGTTGAACAGGTTGAGGAGATGTACCGCTACCTCGCTATCGCCAACTACGAAGACCGCTTCGTGATCCCGACCAGCCACCGCGAAATGGCGCAGGATGCCTTCCCGGAGAAAAATGGCTGCGGCTTTACCTTTGGTGACGGCTGCCACGGCTCCGACACCAAATTCAACCTCTTCAACAGCCACCGCATTGATGCCATCAACATCACTGAAGTACGCGAACATGGGGAGGGAGAATAA
- the narW gene encoding nitrate reductase molybdenum cofactor assembly chaperone translates to MQILKIIALLIEYPDETLWENREEALSLVEQDAPMLLPFARQHLGAVLLDKQAEWCEVFERGRATSLLLFEHVHAESRDRGQAMVDLMSQYEKAGLQLDCRELPDYLPLYLEYLSIVTDDEAREGLQNVAPILALIGGRLKQRGVAHYQLFDALLTLAGSRLSSDSVTKQVSGEKRDDTRQALDAVWEEEQVKFIEDNATSCDSSPMQQYQRRFSQDVAPQYVDVSAGGPK, encoded by the coding sequence ATGCAAATCCTCAAGATCATCGCGTTACTGATTGAGTATCCCGATGAAACGTTATGGGAAAACCGCGAGGAAGCACTTTCCCTTGTAGAACAGGATGCCCCCATGCTGCTGCCGTTTGCCCGGCAGCACCTGGGGGCGGTACTGCTGGATAAACAAGCGGAGTGGTGCGAAGTGTTTGAACGGGGTCGCGCGACATCGCTGCTGCTGTTCGAGCATGTTCATGCTGAGTCCCGCGATCGCGGTCAGGCGATGGTCGATCTGATGAGCCAGTACGAGAAAGCCGGACTGCAGCTGGACTGTCGCGAGCTGCCAGACTATCTGCCGCTCTATCTGGAATATCTCAGCATCGTCACCGACGACGAAGCACGCGAAGGGCTGCAAAACGTTGCGCCGATCCTGGCGCTGATCGGTGGACGCCTGAAACAGCGCGGTGTGGCACATTATCAGCTGTTCGACGCCCTGCTTACCCTCGCCGGCAGTCGCCTTTCAAGTGACAGTGTCACCAAACAGGTTTCCGGTGAAAAACGTGATGACACCCGTCAGGCACTGGATGCCGTCTGGGAAGAGGAACAGGTCAAGTTTATCGAGGACAACGCCACATCGTGCGACAGCTCGCCGATGCAGCAATATCAACGACGCTTTAGCCAGGACGTCGCCCCGCAGTATGTCGACGTCAGCGCCGGAGGCCCAAAATGA